The following are encoded in a window of Sphaerisporangium siamense genomic DNA:
- a CDS encoding ATP-binding protein — MDGVRATARTGFAVLGPLEVRRDGAPVRVGGGRLRALLTLLLLSPGRTVPYDLLVEGVWHSAPPAAAGNALQALVSRLRASLGRDTVQVAPSGYRLAITPDQVDTHHFTHLTTKATKHLSHAARSLPTSAWAPAPDAAEAVRLLEEALALWRGPALADLAGSPVAAAEVARLDNLRLTATEDLIDARLLLGHHEEVIGEIVPLIAAHPLRERLRGQHMRALRASGRQVEALAAYEAARTDFAERLGSAPSAGLSSLHVSILRDDSPPGAPTPDHRAAVPEGRKGNLRARLTSFVGRERDVAQARALLARHRLVTLVGPGGAGKTRLAIESGDALRAGTPDGVWLAELAPVRDPAGVPQAVLSALGMRDIGRASVRTPGAVPPEVVDPVDRLVTSLAGRRRLIILDNCEHVVEAAALLAEKLLLECPDIRILATSREPLGVSGELVWPVRPLDQANAEALFADRAATARPGYRVEDEPEAVARVCRELDGMPLAIELAAARLRGLSAAQIADRLDDRFRLLTGGSRTALPRHQTLRAVVEWSWDLLDETERLLAARFAVFAGGATLEAAEAICSDTPPPREQSHPSSSEATSHAAAHGHLPGEDVLDVLARLVDKSLVVREGVRYRMLETVRAYAAERLAESGERDAVRRAHAGFFLELAATADPELRRARQVEWLAVLSAEHDNLTAALRWAIDSADRDLGLRLVGALGWYWFLAGRRLEGARRAAEILALTAPALVTASPSRQPPAPFAPPPSYAAFAATGPAWQGDAGPGPEEGVGIDEARRFVLALTVYGILLAGGTNHWQEAKEVLGRAVVLGRAWVPRPWPPLMSLAEPVHALFVEEAADAHGVVGTLLDDADPWVVASGHLLRAHVYYTAGRIDLGEADLRVAVDRFREVGDRWGVSAALGSLAEAITMRGDNATIIEVIREALALTDEIGSVEDTPYLRARLAMALSASGDVAGAQAALEEAIEICRATGDRMGEVCVQSARGDLAREAGDHVTARRFYEEAVGLAADGRDFPTPFTAVLHASMGMLAEEEGHLEAARASHAEALRLARGTHDGAAIGLVLIARAGLSVREGDPATAARLLGAAAGIRGVDAVVGYDHARITEAVAAALGQERYSRHFAHGRSMSRERALGLARP, encoded by the coding sequence ATGGACGGGGTGCGGGCGACGGCGCGGACCGGCTTCGCCGTGCTCGGGCCCCTGGAGGTCCGCCGCGACGGCGCGCCGGTGCGCGTCGGCGGCGGGCGCCTGCGTGCTCTGCTGACGTTGCTGCTGCTCAGCCCCGGGCGGACGGTTCCGTACGACCTCCTGGTCGAGGGCGTGTGGCACTCCGCTCCTCCCGCCGCGGCCGGCAACGCCCTCCAAGCCCTCGTGTCACGGTTGCGCGCTTCGCTCGGCCGCGACACTGTCCAAGTCGCCCCCTCCGGTTACCGTCTGGCCATCACCCCCGACCAGGTCGACACCCACCACTTCACCCATCTCACCACCAAAGCCACGAAACACTTATCGCACGCCGCGCGCTCCCTGCCCACCTCCGCGTGGGCGCCCGCGCCTGACGCGGCGGAGGCGGTGCGCCTGCTGGAAGAGGCGCTGGCGCTCTGGCGCGGGCCGGCCCTGGCCGACCTGGCCGGGTCCCCGGTCGCGGCGGCAGAAGTCGCCCGGCTGGACAACCTGCGCCTGACCGCCACCGAGGACCTCATCGACGCGCGCCTCCTGCTCGGCCACCACGAGGAGGTCATCGGTGAGATCGTCCCGCTGATCGCCGCCCACCCGCTGAGAGAACGGCTGCGCGGCCAGCACATGCGGGCACTGCGCGCGTCGGGACGCCAGGTCGAGGCGCTCGCTGCCTACGAGGCCGCCCGCACCGACTTCGCCGAGCGCCTCGGCAGTGCCCCTTCCGCCGGACTCTCCAGCCTCCACGTCAGCATCCTCCGTGACGACTCCCCACCCGGCGCGCCCACTCCCGACCACCGTGCCGCGGTGCCGGAGGGCAGGAAGGGGAATCTGCGGGCGCGGCTCACGAGCTTCGTCGGGAGGGAGCGGGACGTCGCGCAGGCGCGGGCGCTGCTCGCCCGGCACCGGCTGGTGACGCTGGTGGGGCCGGGCGGCGCGGGGAAGACGCGGCTGGCGATCGAGTCCGGGGACGCGCTGCGGGCCGGCACGCCGGACGGGGTGTGGCTCGCCGAGCTGGCGCCCGTACGCGACCCGGCGGGCGTGCCGCAGGCCGTGCTGTCCGCGCTCGGCATGCGCGACATCGGCCGCGCGTCCGTCCGCACGCCCGGCGCGGTCCCGCCCGAGGTCGTGGATCCGGTCGACCGGCTGGTGACGAGTCTCGCCGGGCGACGCAGGCTCATCATCCTCGACAACTGCGAGCACGTCGTCGAGGCCGCCGCGCTGCTCGCCGAGAAGCTCCTCCTCGAATGCCCGGACATCCGCATCCTCGCCACCAGCCGCGAACCGCTCGGCGTCTCCGGGGAGCTCGTCTGGCCCGTGCGGCCGCTCGACCAGGCGAACGCCGAGGCCCTGTTCGCCGACCGCGCCGCGACGGCCAGGCCGGGGTACCGCGTCGAGGACGAGCCCGAGGCCGTCGCCCGTGTCTGCCGCGAGCTCGACGGCATGCCGCTCGCCATCGAGCTGGCCGCCGCGCGGCTGCGCGGCCTGTCGGCCGCGCAGATCGCCGACCGGCTCGACGACCGCTTCCGCCTCCTCACCGGCGGCAGCCGCACGGCGCTGCCCCGCCACCAGACGTTGCGCGCGGTCGTCGAATGGAGCTGGGACCTTCTCGACGAAACGGAACGGCTACTCGCCGCGAGGTTCGCCGTCTTCGCCGGTGGCGCCACCCTTGAGGCCGCCGAAGCCATCTGCTCCGACACTCCTCCACCCCGCGAACAGTCCCATCCGTCCTCATCCGAGGCCACCTCGCACGCCGCCGCGCACGGCCACCTGCCGGGTGAGGACGTGCTCGATGTGCTGGCGCGGCTCGTGGACAAGTCGCTGGTGGTGCGCGAAGGCGTGCGCTACCGGATGCTGGAGACCGTGCGGGCGTACGCGGCGGAGCGGCTCGCCGAGTCGGGGGAGCGCGATGCCGTACGCCGGGCGCACGCCGGGTTCTTCCTGGAACTGGCCGCGACCGCCGACCCGGAGCTGCGCCGGGCTCGGCAGGTCGAGTGGCTCGCCGTCCTGTCCGCGGAGCACGACAACCTGACGGCGGCGCTGCGCTGGGCGATCGACTCGGCGGACCGGGATCTCGGGCTGCGGCTGGTCGGGGCGCTCGGCTGGTACTGGTTCCTCGCCGGCCGCCGCCTCGAAGGCGCCCGGCGCGCCGCCGAGATCCTCGCCCTCACCGCCCCCGCCCTTGTGACCGCCTCGCCATCACGACAGCCCCCTGCCCCCTTCGCCCCGCCGCCGTCGTACGCCGCCTTTGCCGCCACGGGGCCGGCCTGGCAGGGAGACGCCGGGCCAGGGCCTGAGGAGGGTGTGGGGATCGATGAGGCGCGGAGGTTCGTGCTGGCGCTGACCGTTTACGGCATTCTGCTCGCCGGGGGGACCAACCACTGGCAGGAGGCCAAGGAGGTGCTGGGGCGGGCGGTGGTGCTGGGCAGGGCCTGGGTGCCGCGTCCGTGGCCGCCGTTGATGTCCCTGGCCGAGCCGGTGCACGCGCTGTTCGTCGAGGAGGCGGCCGACGCGCACGGCGTGGTGGGGACGTTGCTCGACGACGCCGACCCGTGGGTGGTGGCCTCGGGGCATCTGCTCCGCGCGCACGTCTACTACACCGCGGGACGGATCGACCTGGGCGAGGCCGACCTGCGCGTGGCCGTCGACAGGTTCCGCGAGGTGGGCGACCGCTGGGGAGTCTCGGCGGCGCTGGGGTCGCTCGCCGAGGCGATCACCATGCGCGGTGACAACGCCACCATCATCGAGGTGATCAGGGAGGCGCTCGCGCTGACCGACGAGATCGGCTCGGTGGAGGACACGCCCTATCTGCGCGCCCGGCTGGCGATGGCCCTCAGCGCGTCCGGTGACGTGGCGGGCGCCCAGGCCGCGCTGGAGGAGGCGATAGAGATCTGCCGCGCCACGGGCGACCGCATGGGCGAGGTGTGCGTGCAGAGCGCACGCGGCGACCTGGCGCGCGAGGCGGGCGACCATGTCACCGCTCGCCGGTTCTACGAGGAGGCGGTGGGCCTGGCGGCGGACGGCCGCGACTTCCCCACTCCGTTCACCGCGGTGCTGCACGCGTCGATGGGCATGCTCGCCGAGGAGGAGGGCCACCTGGAGGCGGCGCGGGCCTCGCACGCCGAGGCGCTGCGGCTGGCGCGCGGCACCCACGACGGCGCCGCGATCGGCCTGGTGCTGATCGCCCGCGCCGGCCTTTCCGTCCGCGAGGGCGACCCGGCGACGGCGGCCAGGCTGCTCGGGGCGGCGGCGGGGATCCGCGGCGTCGACGCGGTGGTCGGGTACGACCATGCCCGCATCACCGAGGCCGTCGCCGCCGCGCTCGGCCAGGAGCGGTACTCCCGGCACTTCGCGCACGGCCGGTCGATGTCCCGCGAGCGTGCCCTCGGCCTCGCCCGGCCCTGA
- a CDS encoding PH domain-containing protein encodes MTAPLRDPAHRVARRAITLWLLEALVGFVLLVGLSSLAAAWIGGSGRRFLPDWVTDHIWWVPAVLAIVELPFIVVEPLWRYAVHRWELSQDVVYARSGWFSRKWVFVPVSRIQTVDKEQGWFERLLGLATVEIRTASYAGSSSIEGLDVGVAARLAEDLAHRAHQLRDDAT; translated from the coding sequence GTGACAGCTCCCCTGCGCGACCCCGCCCACAGGGTGGCGCGCCGCGCGATCACCCTGTGGCTGCTGGAGGCCCTGGTCGGGTTCGTCCTGCTCGTCGGCCTGTCCTCCCTGGCGGCGGCCTGGATCGGAGGCTCCGGCCGCCGCTTCCTGCCGGACTGGGTGACCGATCACATCTGGTGGGTTCCCGCGGTGCTCGCCATCGTGGAGCTGCCCTTCATCGTCGTCGAGCCGCTGTGGCGCTACGCCGTCCACCGGTGGGAGCTGTCGCAGGACGTCGTGTACGCGCGGTCCGGCTGGTTCAGCAGGAAGTGGGTCTTCGTCCCGGTCAGCCGCATCCAGACCGTGGACAAGGAGCAGGGCTGGTTCGAGCGCCTGCTCGGCCTGGCGACCGTCGAGATCCGCACCGCCTCCTACGCCGGGTCGTCGTCCATCGAGGGCCTGGACGTCGGGGTGGCCGCCCGTCTGGCCGAAGACCTGGCCCACCGCGCCCACCAGCTCAGGGACGACGCGACATGA
- a CDS encoding YbhB/YbcL family Raf kinase inhibitor-like protein — protein MGQPRKSVRAGRLGRDWRAVVVAAAVAVTSGCGIVGSNSPTDGSLGELSVSSPRFRDEAPLPADYSCAGKEGNPPLRWSGVAQKLTKSIALVVDANNAQGAAEVHWVVFNIDPLTTELTQNSVPRGAVQGMTSSGKVGYSPPCRQDDIYRFSVYALDEKLDLKKGAALRETLEHIAQHTIARGRLSASHIE, from the coding sequence ATGGGGCAGCCGAGAAAGTCCGTGCGCGCCGGGCGCCTGGGACGCGACTGGCGTGCGGTCGTGGTGGCGGCGGCGGTCGCCGTGACGTCGGGCTGCGGCATCGTCGGCAGCAATTCGCCGACCGACGGGTCGCTGGGCGAGCTCAGCGTCTCCAGCCCGAGGTTCCGTGACGAGGCGCCCCTGCCGGCCGATTACTCCTGTGCCGGCAAGGAGGGGAATCCGCCGCTGCGGTGGTCCGGTGTGGCGCAGAAGCTGACCAAGTCGATCGCCCTGGTGGTCGACGCGAACAACGCGCAGGGAGCGGCGGAGGTGCACTGGGTGGTGTTCAACATCGACCCGCTCACGACCGAGCTCACGCAGAACAGCGTGCCGCGCGGCGCGGTGCAGGGCATGACGTCGAGCGGCAAGGTCGGCTACTCGCCCCCATGCCGCCAGGACGACATTTATCGTTTCAGTGTCTACGCGCTCGACGAGAAGCTGGATCTGAAGAAGGGCGCCGCCCTGCGGGAGACGTTGGAGCACATCGCGCAGCACACCATCGCCCGTGGACGTCTCTCGGCGTCCCACATCGAGTGA
- a CDS encoding ATP-binding cassette domain-containing protein → MRYAVQAEGLMKRYGETRALDGVDLAIPEGRLLGVLGPNGAGKTTAVRILATLLRADGGRATVSGFDVAKEPHKVRSQIGLTGQYAAVDETLTGVENLVMIGRLLGLSRAAAKRRAAELLDRFSLTDAGGRAAKTFSGGMRRRLDLAASLVGHPQVLFLDEPTTGLDPRSRTDLWNVVRDLMADGVTVLLTTQYLQEADELADDIVVFDHGRVIASGTSDELKATTGAQVLQVRPMDERHLSLVADVIADLLGDRPDLTGGEATVNIKDPTVVPAIVRRLDDLGVVAAELSLRKSSLDEVFLALTGHRAEDQSASGQVRKQKEEVPA, encoded by the coding sequence ATGCGATACGCGGTCCAGGCCGAAGGCCTGATGAAGCGCTACGGTGAGACCCGCGCGCTCGACGGCGTCGACCTCGCCATTCCCGAGGGCCGCCTGCTCGGCGTGCTCGGCCCGAACGGCGCCGGCAAGACCACCGCCGTGCGCATCCTGGCGACGTTGCTGCGCGCCGACGGCGGCCGTGCCACGGTGAGCGGCTTCGACGTCGCCAAAGAGCCCCACAAGGTGCGTTCCCAGATCGGTCTGACCGGCCAGTACGCCGCGGTGGACGAGACGCTGACGGGCGTCGAGAACCTCGTGATGATCGGGCGCCTGCTGGGCCTGAGCCGCGCCGCGGCCAAGCGGCGCGCCGCCGAGCTGCTCGACCGCTTCTCGCTGACCGACGCGGGCGGCCGGGCGGCCAAGACGTTCTCCGGGGGCATGCGCCGCCGCCTCGACCTCGCGGCGAGCCTCGTCGGGCACCCGCAGGTGCTGTTCCTGGACGAGCCCACCACCGGCCTCGACCCGCGCAGCCGCACCGACCTGTGGAACGTCGTGCGCGACCTCATGGCCGACGGCGTCACCGTGCTGCTCACCACGCAGTACCTCCAGGAGGCCGACGAGCTGGCCGACGACATCGTGGTGTTCGACCACGGCCGGGTCATCGCCTCGGGCACCTCCGACGAGCTCAAGGCGACCACCGGGGCGCAGGTCCTCCAGGTGCGGCCCATGGACGAGCGTCATCTCTCCCTCGTGGCCGACGTGATCGCCGATCTCCTCGGCGACCGGCCCGACCTGACCGGCGGCGAGGCCACCGTGAACATCAAGGACCCCACGGTGGTGCCGGCGATCGTGCGCAGGCTCGACGACCTCGGGGTCGTGGCCGCCGAGCTCAGCCTGCGCAAGTCCAGCCTCGACGAGGTGTTCCTCGCCCTCACCGGCCACCGCGCCGAAGATCAGTCCGCCTCCGGGCAGGTCCGGAAGCAGAAGGAAGAGGTGCCCGCGTGA
- a CDS encoding PH domain-containing protein, which yields MTAPEPTPAGEEPAQGTGGEPAPGGDPLWVPPSRLSPLVILIDPVRMLPSLFLPLAGVLFFGGLSGNSIIWAALAIVGSVAYAAVRWATFTYRVAGDRLELTRSLVSRSVKTIPLDRVRGVDVTTPPMHRLFGLSVVRIDTGASGGGKQEGELDGVSLPEAERLREVLLRRSRSVRGESAGAAQGTAAAPEAPVEERVYLRVPRRWLLYGPLSGAFLFAPFVLAGGAIGLVIQWGNDLGFGDDLPITVGEWLWHRPFLLVAIGVVLVLAMPVAGGAMYMIFNWNFTLRRRDASLVAERGLITRRSVALEHARIRGYEIADGVLERRAKVARLWAIVTGLGDSRTRGQLLPVTPRASVEKVAGEAVGPFRAPLRGHPAAARRRRLFRAVAPGLAVAAAGFLFGWAWIGLLGLVAAALGVFLGLDRYRSLGHAYDGARLSVRSGSLPRTRAVVERRAVVGWTIRQTWFQRRARVLTVIAGVGAGSGGYSAIDTGEEQGVAFAAEVSPEWITPFLERRT from the coding sequence ATGACCGCGCCCGAGCCCACCCCGGCGGGCGAGGAGCCCGCGCAGGGCACGGGCGGGGAGCCGGCGCCGGGCGGTGACCCGCTGTGGGTGCCGCCGTCGCGGCTCAGCCCCCTGGTGATACTGATCGACCCCGTGCGCATGCTGCCCTCGCTGTTCCTGCCGCTGGCGGGCGTGCTGTTCTTCGGGGGCCTGTCCGGCAACTCCATCATCTGGGCCGCGCTCGCGATCGTCGGCTCGGTCGCGTACGCCGCCGTGCGCTGGGCCACCTTCACCTACCGGGTGGCCGGGGACAGGCTGGAGCTCACCCGGTCGCTGGTGAGCCGCTCGGTGAAGACGATCCCCCTGGACCGCGTCCGCGGCGTGGACGTCACCACGCCGCCCATGCACCGCCTGTTCGGCCTCTCCGTCGTCAGGATCGACACCGGGGCGAGCGGCGGCGGCAAGCAGGAAGGGGAGCTGGACGGCGTCTCGCTGCCCGAGGCGGAGCGCCTGCGCGAGGTCCTGCTGCGGCGTAGCCGGTCGGTACGCGGCGAGTCGGCGGGCGCTGCGCAGGGCACGGCCGCCGCCCCCGAGGCGCCCGTGGAGGAGCGGGTCTACCTGCGCGTGCCGCGGCGGTGGCTGCTGTACGGCCCGCTGTCCGGCGCGTTCCTGTTCGCGCCGTTCGTGCTGGCCGGTGGCGCGATCGGCCTGGTCATCCAGTGGGGCAACGATCTCGGCTTCGGCGACGACCTGCCGATCACGGTGGGGGAGTGGCTGTGGCACCGGCCGTTCCTGCTGGTCGCGATCGGGGTCGTGCTCGTCCTGGCCATGCCGGTGGCCGGGGGCGCCATGTACATGATCTTCAACTGGAACTTCACCCTCCGCCGCCGCGACGCCTCGCTCGTCGCCGAACGGGGACTGATCACCCGGCGCAGCGTGGCACTCGAACACGCGCGGATACGCGGGTACGAGATCGCCGACGGGGTGCTCGAACGAAGGGCCAAGGTGGCCCGGCTGTGGGCCATCGTCACCGGCCTCGGCGACTCGCGCACCCGGGGGCAACTGCTGCCCGTCACGCCCCGGGCGTCCGTGGAGAAGGTCGCCGGCGAGGCCGTCGGCCCATTCCGCGCGCCGCTGCGGGGGCATCCGGCGGCGGCGCGGCGCAGGCGGCTGTTCCGGGCCGTCGCGCCGGGCCTGGCGGTGGCCGCGGCGGGCTTCCTCTTCGGCTGGGCGTGGATCGGCTTGCTGGGACTGGTCGCCGCGGCCCTGGGCGTGTTCCTCGGCCTGGACCGCTACCGCTCGCTCGGACACGCCTACGACGGGGCCCGGCTGTCGGTCCGCTCAGGGTCGCTGCCCCGGACGCGCGCGGTCGTCGAGCGGCGCGCGGTCGTCGGCTGGACCATCCGTCAGACGTGGTTCCAGCGGCGTGCCCGTGTCCTGACGGTGATCGCGGGCGTCGGCGCGGGCAGCGGCGGTTACTCGGCGATCGACACGGGCGAGGAGCAGGGTGTCGCCTTCGCCGCAGAGGTCTCCCCGGAGTGGATCACCCCGTTCCTGGAACGGCGGACCTGA
- a CDS encoding ABC transporter permease, whose product MTSLTGTAPRAAVPGRIGPAAGLRHTMTLAWRSLVQIKHNPMELLDLSVQPIMFLLLFTYVFGGAISGSTTDYLQFSLPGLVVQNMLFATLTTAIGLSTDIHKGVFDRLRSLPIARSAPLAGRIVADTLKQVWAFALFLGLGTVLGYRVQTGVVGVVGALALLVAFALAMSWMSVLIGLTAAEPEKVQIIAFSVMMPLTFTSNAFVPTKTLPEWLQRWVDVNPVTHLADAVRGLLGGGPVATHATISLIWALGIALVFIPLSLRAFRSRA is encoded by the coding sequence GTGACCTCGCTGACCGGAACCGCGCCCCGCGCGGCCGTTCCCGGCCGGATCGGCCCGGCGGCCGGGCTGCGGCACACCATGACGCTCGCCTGGCGCAGCCTGGTGCAGATCAAGCACAACCCGATGGAGCTGCTCGACCTGTCGGTCCAGCCCATCATGTTCCTGCTGCTGTTCACCTACGTCTTCGGCGGCGCGATCTCCGGATCGACCACCGACTATCTGCAGTTCTCGCTGCCCGGCCTGGTCGTCCAGAACATGCTGTTCGCGACGCTGACCACGGCCATCGGGCTCAGCACCGACATCCACAAGGGTGTGTTCGACCGGCTGCGCAGCCTGCCGATCGCGCGGTCGGCGCCGCTCGCCGGGCGCATCGTCGCCGACACGTTGAAGCAGGTCTGGGCGTTCGCGTTGTTCCTCGGCCTCGGCACCGTGCTCGGCTACCGGGTGCAGACCGGGGTCGTCGGGGTGGTCGGCGCGCTGGCGCTGCTGGTCGCGTTCGCGCTGGCGATGTCCTGGATGTCGGTGCTCATCGGCCTGACGGCCGCCGAGCCGGAGAAGGTGCAGATCATCGCGTTCTCGGTGATGATGCCGCTCACCTTCACGTCCAACGCCTTCGTGCCCACCAAGACGCTGCCCGAGTGGTTGCAGCGATGGGTCGACGTCAACCCCGTCACCCACCTGGCCGACGCCGTCCGCGGCCTGCTCGGCGGGGGTCCGGTCGCCACCCACGCGACCATCTCCCTGATCTGGGCGCTCGGCATCGCCCTGGTGTTCATCCCCCTGTCCCTCCGCGCCTTCCGCTCCCGCGCCTGA
- a CDS encoding SulP family inorganic anion transporter, which produces MTGDTERSRTTTERLTSVLRHDLPASLVVFLVAVPLSLGIAVSSGAPLIAGLVAAVVGGLVAGALGGSVVQVSGPAAGLALVVAELVRTYGWRATCMITLMAGVLQIVLGAFKVARTALAVSPAVVHGMLAGVGVVIALSQLHVVLGGRPQNSAVENLIELPNQIIDNHSHAVMVGVLTIAVLLLWPRLPRVNAVPAPLAALACAALTAAAFGWDVARADLSKGFSEWAFPAWPAGDWHGIAGAVLLVALLAGVESLLCSVAADRLHEGPRADLDRELTGQGVANLVSGALGGLAVAGVIVRTTTNIRAGARSRWSTILHGVWVLVFAVGLGWTVTLIPLEALAALLVFIGIRMVNLGTVRGLHGHGELPIYVLTMGAVILIGLAEGVLLGLGLAALFALRRLTKVWVHVALEPDDRWHVVVTGSLTFVGVPRLTEGLRGVPPGADVHLDLNVDFLDNAAFEALHGWRLEHERTGGSVTIDEMHDEWYTSAAKGTRASPAKSPPKAPERWWLPRAYRRGGPLSALPVRHSGAWIPPRQESGAVPDLLAGAVDFQRRTAPLVRPFLTRMARTQDPSHLFITCADSRVVPNLITASGPGDLFTVRNIGNLVPRYGATLPDDSVAGAIEYATTALNVQTITVCGHSGCGAMAALLSAGEKISGLHGLERWLRHGDHTLARYILSDATGGEDGPLDRLCRVNVAQQLDNLRTYPEVARLEAEGRLKLVGLYFDIGAARVHVLDREGFTPVSAGSR; this is translated from the coding sequence ATGACCGGGGACACGGAACGTAGCCGAACGACGACCGAGCGTCTCACCTCCGTGCTCCGGCACGATCTTCCCGCCTCACTGGTGGTCTTCCTCGTCGCGGTGCCGCTCTCCCTGGGCATCGCGGTGTCCTCCGGGGCGCCGCTGATCGCGGGCCTGGTCGCCGCCGTCGTGGGCGGGCTGGTGGCGGGGGCGCTCGGCGGTTCTGTCGTACAGGTGAGCGGGCCCGCGGCCGGGCTCGCGCTGGTGGTGGCCGAGCTGGTGCGGACGTACGGCTGGCGCGCCACCTGCATGATCACGTTGATGGCGGGCGTGCTGCAGATCGTGCTCGGCGCCTTCAAGGTGGCGCGGACCGCGCTGGCCGTCTCGCCCGCCGTGGTGCACGGCATGCTGGCCGGGGTCGGCGTGGTGATCGCCCTCTCCCAGCTGCACGTGGTGCTCGGCGGCCGTCCGCAGAACTCGGCGGTCGAGAACCTCATCGAGCTGCCGAACCAGATCATCGACAACCACAGCCACGCGGTCATGGTGGGCGTGCTGACCATCGCGGTCCTGCTGCTGTGGCCGCGCCTGCCCCGGGTGAACGCGGTGCCCGCGCCGCTGGCCGCGCTGGCGTGCGCGGCGCTGACCGCGGCGGCGTTCGGCTGGGACGTGGCGCGCGCCGACCTGTCCAAGGGCTTCAGCGAGTGGGCCTTCCCCGCGTGGCCCGCCGGCGACTGGCACGGCATCGCGGGCGCGGTGCTGCTGGTGGCGCTGCTGGCCGGGGTCGAGTCGCTGCTGTGCTCGGTGGCGGCCGACCGCCTGCACGAGGGCCCGCGCGCCGACCTGGACCGCGAGCTCACCGGCCAGGGCGTGGCCAACCTGGTCTCGGGCGCGCTCGGCGGCCTGGCCGTCGCGGGCGTCATCGTCCGCACCACCACCAACATCCGGGCGGGGGCGCGCAGCCGGTGGTCCACGATCCTGCACGGGGTGTGGGTGCTGGTCTTCGCGGTGGGCCTGGGCTGGACGGTCACGCTCATCCCCCTGGAGGCGCTGGCCGCGCTGCTGGTTTTCATCGGCATCCGCATGGTGAATCTCGGCACGGTGCGCGGGCTGCACGGCCACGGCGAGCTGCCGATCTACGTGCTGACCATGGGCGCGGTGATCCTGATCGGCCTGGCCGAGGGGGTGCTGCTGGGCCTCGGCCTCGCCGCGCTGTTCGCGCTGCGCCGCCTGACCAAGGTGTGGGTGCACGTGGCGCTGGAGCCGGACGACCGCTGGCACGTCGTGGTGACCGGTTCGCTGACCTTCGTGGGGGTTCCGCGCCTGACCGAGGGCCTGCGGGGCGTCCCCCCGGGCGCCGACGTCCACCTGGACCTGAACGTCGACTTCCTGGACAACGCGGCGTTCGAGGCGCTGCACGGCTGGCGCCTGGAGCACGAGCGCACGGGTGGCTCGGTCACGATCGACGAGATGCACGACGAGTGGTACACCTCGGCGGCCAAGGGCACGCGGGCGTCGCCGGCGAAGTCGCCGCCGAAGGCTCCCGAGCGCTGGTGGCTGCCCCGGGCGTACCGCAGGGGCGGCCCGCTGTCGGCCCTCCCGGTCCGGCATTCCGGCGCGTGGATCCCTCCGCGCCAGGAGTCGGGCGCGGTGCCCGACCTGCTGGCGGGCGCGGTGGACTTCCAGCGCCGCACCGCTCCCCTGGTCCGGCCGTTCCTCACCCGCATGGCCCGCACCCAGGACCCGTCGCACCTGTTCATCACCTGCGCCGACTCCCGGGTGGTGCCGAACCTGATCACCGCGAGCGGCCCGGGCGACCTGTTCACGGTGCGCAACATCGGCAACCTCGTCCCCCGGTACGGTGCGACTCTCCCGGACGACTCGGTGGCGGGGGCGATCGAGTACGCCACGACCGCGCTGAACGTCCAGACGATCACGGTGTGCGGGCATTCGGGGTGCGGCGCGATGGCGGCCCTGCTGAGCGCCGGAGAGAAGATCTCCGGCCTGCACGGGCTGGAGCGCTGGCTGCGGCACGGCGACCACACGCTGGCCCGCTACATCCTGTCCGACGCGACCGGCGGCGAGGACGGGCCGCTCGACCGGCTGTGCCGGGTGAACGTCGCCCAGCAGCTCGACAACCTGCGCACCTACCCGGAGGTCGCGCGGCTGGAGGCCGAGGGACGGCTCAAGCTGGTCGGGCTGTACTTCGACATCGGCGCGGCCCGGGTCCACGTCCTGGACCGCGAGGGCTTCACCCCGGTGTCGGCCGGTTCGCGCTGA